In Labrus bergylta chromosome 6, fLabBer1.1, whole genome shotgun sequence, the following proteins share a genomic window:
- the LOC109982577 gene encoding flavin-containing monooxygenase 5, translating into MVHRVAVIGAGPSGLTAMKACLDEGMEPTCFESSDDMGGLWKFKEVSEPNRASIYRSLTINISKEMMCYSDFPIPADYPNYMHHSKILKYFRKYAEHFKLLQHIHFQKLVKSVRQRSDFSRTGQWEVVTEDRDGQQQSHVFDAVICCSGHYTYPNLPLKDFPGIESFEGKYLHSWDYKGPEDMYGKRVLVIGIGNSGGDIAVESSRVAEQVYLSTRTGAWVIRQVSDDGIPVDIKYNTRFVHILFQLFPMKFFNWFGEKKLNAMYDHTMYALKPKHRLFSQIPIINDDLPFKILSGSVIIKPNVKEIRGSSVVFDDGSIVEKVDTIVFATGYDYGFPFLPSSVLYNSGHRVGLYKHVFPPNIEHPTLAVVGFIHGLGAIMPQAEMQARWVARVFKGDNQLPSNKVMIKSVEKDTKDMEKSYNLSRRTPLQVDFVSYLDDIAGEIGVRPSLLWLFFKDYPLFKRVLWGPVTVYQYRLTGPGKWDGARRAIFTQLDRMYQPLKTRKLKEPEASITGRLVKLSLTVMAGGAAVYYVHVHYPTTFSTLLSKLRPLTI; encoded by the exons GAGGTATCAGAGCCGAACCGGGCCAGTATCTACCGCTCGCTCACCATCAACATCTCAAAGGAGATGATGTGCTACAGCGACTTCCCCATCCCTGCTGACTACCCAAACTACATGCACCACTCCAAGATCCTAAAGTACTTCAGGAAGTACGCAGAGCACTTCAAACTGCTGCAGCACATTCACTTTCAG AAGTTGGTAAAGAGTGTCCGCCAGAGATCAGACTTCAGCCGGACGGGTCAGTGGGAGGTGGTAACCGAGGACAGAGACGGGCAGCAGCAGAGTCACGTCTTCGATGCAGTCATCTGCTGCTCCGGTCACTACACCTACCCCAACTTGCCACTCAAAGACTTCCCAG GAATCGAGTCGTTTGAAGGAAAATACCTCCACAGCTGGGACTATAAGGGCCCTGAGGATATGTACGGGAAGAGAGTGCTGGTCATTGGGATCGGAAACTCAGGAGGAGACATCGCTGTGGAGAGCAGCAGGGTGGCCGAACAG GTGTACCTGAGCACTCGCACAGGTGCCTGGGTCATCCGTCAGGTTTCTGATGATGGCATTCCTGTGGACATCAAGTACAATACACGCTTCGTCCACATCCTGTTCCAGCTGTTTCCCATGAAATTCTTCAACTGGTTTGGCGAGAAGAAACTCAACGCCATGTATGACCACACCATGTACGCCCTGAAACCCAAACACAG ACTCTTCAGCCAGATCCCGATTATCAACGATGATCTCCCCTTTAAAATCCTGTCAGGCTCCGTTATCATCAAACCAAACGTGAAGGAGATCCGAGGCTCCTCCGTGGTGTTCGATGACGGCAGCATTGTGGAAAAG GTGGATACGATCGTGTTCGCCACAGGTTACGACTATGGTTTTCCGTTCCTGCCGAGCAGTGTTTTGTATAACTCTGGGCACCGAGTGGGTCTGTACAAACACGTGTTTCCTCCCAACATAGAGCACCCAACACTGGCTGTGGTGGGTTTCATCCACGGCCTCGGCGCCATCATGCCTCAGGCTGAGATGCAGGCGCGATGGGTCGCACGGGTCTTTAAAG GGGACAATCAGCTGCCTTCAAACAAGGTCATGATAAAGTCTGTGGAGAAAGACACCAAGGACATGGAGAAAAG CTACAATCTGTCGCGGCGGACCCCCCTTCAGGTGGACTTTGTCTCCTACCTGGACGACATCGCAGGAGAGATTGGGGTGCGTCCCAGTCTGCTGTGGTTGTTCTTCAAAGACTACCCGCTCTTTAAGAGGGTCCTGTGGGGGCCAGTCACCGTTTACCAGTACCGCCTGACAGGACCAGGGAAATGGGATGGGGCCCGCAGAGCTATCTTCACACAGTTGGACCGCATGTACCAGCCTCTGAAGACCAGAAAG CTGAAGGAGCCCGAGGCCTCCATCACCGGCCGCCTGGTGAAGCTGAGTCTGACCGTCATGGCTGGTGGAGCAGCTGTTTACTACGTCCACGTGCATTACCCGACCACCTTCTCCACCCTGCTGTCCAAGCTCCGCCCACTAACCATCTGA